One genomic window of Solanum dulcamara chromosome 12, daSolDulc1.2, whole genome shotgun sequence includes the following:
- the LOC129877873 gene encoding rhodanese-like domain-containing protein 10 — MALIQLQSSILKYNKHLQFPSFSTFSHQRSTILRIKAVSLNAQQLIQSGKVRPILPKEAGTAMEGEGYILLDIRPEWEREKACVSGSLHVPLFLKDMDNSPITLLKKWVHFGYIGLWTGQNFTTINDQFVKQVEQKIPDKDNAKVLVACGEGLRSSMAISKLHEGEYRNLAWLAGGFNRSSDSDFPAVEGTEKLQYATIGGVSYYFLQLLILLQAVGKET, encoded by the exons ATGGCATTAATTCAACTACAATCCTCCATTTTAAAGTACAACAAACACCTTCAATTCCCATCCTTTTCCACTTTCTCTCATCAACGCTCAACAATTCTGAGAATCAAGGCAGTTTCCCTCAACGCCCAGCAGCTAATACAGTCCGGTAAAGTCCGTCCCATATTACCCAAAGAAGCAG GTACAGCGATGGAAGGGGAAGGATATATTTTGCTCGACATTAGGCCAGAATGGGAGAGAGAGAAGGCGTGTGTTTCGGGTTCATTACATGTGCCCCTTTTTTTGAAGGATATGGATAATAGTCCTATTACTTTGTTGAAGAAGTGGGTGCATTTTGGTTATATTGGGCTGTGGACTGGACAGAATTTTACCACGATCAATGATCAATTTGTTAAGCAAGTTGAGCAGAAAATTCCTGATAAGGATAATGCTAAGGTCCTCGTGGCTTGTGGTGAAGGACTAAG GTCTTCGATGGCTATTTCAAAGTTACATGAAGGAGAATACAGGAATTTGGCATGGTTAGCGGGTGGATTTAACCGTTCTTCTGATAGCGATTTTCCAGCAGTAGAAGGGACTGAAAAGTTACAATATGCCACTATAGGAGGTGTGTCATATTACTTCCTTCAATTGCTTATACTACTACAAGCTGTGGGGAAGGAAACTTGA